One stretch of Candidatus Omnitrophota bacterium DNA includes these proteins:
- a CDS encoding TIGR03546 family protein — protein MLIIKYFFKFLKALNSNAAAGQVALGMTFGLVLGIIPVSALHWWVILILMYVTNSNLATGAVFTAVFKLVGMALGPVFDSAGYTVLTNPGLENFFTGLYNIAIVPFTRYYNTVVMGTTLISLILFVPAFFVFRAMVRGYRSGVRDKLAETKLFKTFMKLPLVGKIIKLYDKANSVRDAL, from the coding sequence ATGCTGATTATTAAATATTTTTTTAAATTTCTTAAAGCCCTGAATTCCAACGCCGCGGCGGGGCAGGTCGCGCTGGGAATGACGTTCGGGCTGGTACTGGGCATTATTCCGGTTTCGGCTCTGCACTGGTGGGTGATACTCATACTGATGTATGTGACAAACTCCAATCTCGCGACGGGCGCCGTCTTTACGGCGGTATTCAAGCTCGTCGGCATGGCTTTGGGCCCCGTCTTTGACAGCGCCGGATACACCGTCCTCACAAACCCCGGCCTTGAGAATTTTTTCACAGGCCTTTACAACATAGCCATTGTGCCGTTCACCCGATATTACAACACCGTTGTCATGGGCACGACGCTGATCTCGTTAATACTTTTTGTCCCCGCGTTTTTTGTTTTCCGCGCGATGGTGAGGGGTTACCGCAGTGGCGTGCGGGATAAACTGGCCGAGACAAAATTATTCAAAACTTTTATGAAACTGCCTCTTGTGGGCAAGATCATCAAGCTCTACGACAAGGCCAACAGCGTGAGGGATGCACTCTGA